The Raphanus sativus cultivar WK10039 chromosome 6, ASM80110v3, whole genome shotgun sequence sequence GCATTATGTAACTTGAACCAATACAATACTTCATAACGTAGATTCTACAAATCGTATAATATCGTGGTATTAATTTTGGAAAAGTAGCAATTGAGAAATGGCATATGATCAAAGGGAAAATTTACAGTTCAGTTGAGATTTCAAGAACCAGAAATTAGCATGGTAAGGGATGGTAAAGTTGAACATGTTATCTGAGTTTACCCCtttagaaaaagaagaaactgAACTGATTAATTATTACAAGGAATAAAGAAGCGAGAAAATAAGAGGAGCAACACGCTCGAACTAAAAAAAACGCACAAAACTCGGAAGTATTCACTTCAAAAGAATCGAGATCAACGAATTATTAGCGAGTCCAGATTCCTCAAAAGTTGTGTTCGTCGTATCTAGTGGACAATGAAGAGTCTTGGAATCACCAGGAATCTCAAGTACCGGCTTATACGCATTAAACTCAATCTCCCATTCTTCCAGGAGAGAATTACAGAAAGACCAGAGAAGTTGAAAAGGTTCGGTCTTGAGAAATCTTCTCTGCCTTCTTCTCCCATCTGGAACCCGAACACATAGACTGCACACAAGGCTTTTATCACAGTCTACTTTCGGCTCTTCTGTCAAATCCGGTAAATCTACCAAATATTGTCCTGGCTTTAAAGGAGGATCAACCAtgtcatcgtcatcatcatcatcgttgcTTGGAGACCAAGTCTCCTCGTTTTCAAACTCTTCACCCCAAGAAGGATCAACGATGTCATCATCATTGTTGCTTGGAGACCACTCTTCTTCCCAAAAAGGACCCTCGAAGTTGTTGCTTGATGACGAccaatcatcctccttttcaAACTCTTCACCCTCGGAACAAGTTTGATACTCCTCCTCCGTTTCAGAGATCAGAGACTCAATGTCCTCATAAGGACCAGCCTCCGAAAACCACGACAAATCCTCCACAAACCTCTGCGCTTCAATCACACCGCTCCACATCCCCATC is a genomic window containing:
- the LOC108810878 gene encoding plant UBX domain-containing protein 16-like encodes the protein MSSFVLWHIYDNTIEGKMMSNLYEIESAPPVVLVIDPVTGQKMGMWSGVIEAQRFVEDLSWFSEAGPYEDIESLISETEEEYQTCSEGEEFEKEDDWSSSSNNFEGPFWEEEWSPSNNDDDIVDPSWGEEFENEETWSPSNDDDDDDDMVDPPLKPGQYLVDLPDLTEEPKVDCDKSLVCSLCVRVPDGRRRQRRFLKTEPFQLLWSFCNSLLEEWEIEFNAYKPVLEIPGDSKTLHCPLDTTNTTFEESGLANNSLISILLK